A segment of the Streptomyces sp. Tu 2975 genome:
CGTTGTCGGCCCAGGAGATCGCGGAACGGGCGGGCGTGAGCCGGCAGACCGCACAGCGCTATCTGAAGCTCCTGGAGCGGGCGGGCAGGGTGCGGCTGTCTCTCAGGTACGGCGAGACGGGCCGCCCGGAGCACCGTTACGTGTGGGTGGCGAGTACCTGACGCCGCCGGCCCGGACTGCGTCGGACGTCACGGCCCGCACGCCGGCGTCAGACGGCACCCGCTCCCGTCAGCGCGCGCACCTCGGTCTCGGCGTGCTTCGCCGCGTCCGGCGGCTCGGAGGAGACGACCGTGCCGACCCAGCCCGCCAGGAAGCCCAGCGGGATGGAGACGAGCCCTGGGTTCTCCAGCGGGAAGACGTGGAAGTCCACGCCCGGGAAGAGCGACCGCTCGCTGCCGGAGACGACGGGCGACACCAGCACGAGCAGCACCGCGGGCACCAGTCCGCCGTAGACGGACCAGACAGCGCCGCGCGTGGTGAAGTTCCGCCAGAACAGCGAATAGAGCAGGACGGGCAGGTTGGCGGAGGCGGCCACGGCGAAGGCCAGACCGACGAGGAACGCGACGTTCAGGTCGCGGGCCAGCAGACCGAGCGCGATCGCGACGGCGCCGATGCAGACGGCGGCGATCCGGGCGACGGCGACCTCGCTGTACCGGCCGTCGCCGTCCTCCGCGCCCGTCGGCCCGGCCGCGCGCCGGCGCCGCAGCGTCGCGTACAGGTCGTGCGCGACGGAGGCCGAGGAAGCCAGCGTGATCCCCGCGACGACGGCCAGGATGGTCGCGAAGGCCACGGCGGCCACGACCGCGAAGAGGACGGCGCCCCCGGTGGACCCGGCCCCGCCGCCGAGGTCGAGGGCGAGCAGCGGCACGGCGGTGTTGCCTGCGGCGTTGGACGCCCGTACCTCGTCGGTGCCGACCACGGCGGCCGCTCCGAAACCGAGCACGATCGTCATCAGGTAGAAGCTGCCGATGAGACCGATGGACCAGACGACCGAGCGGCGGGCGGCCCGCGCGGTCGGCACGGTGTAGAAGCGGGACAGGATGTGCGGCAGTCCCGCCGTGCCCAGCACGAGCGCCAGGCCGAGGCTGATGAAGTCCAGCCGGGCGGTCCAGTCCCCGCCGTACCGGAGGCCCGGCGCGAGGAAGTCCTTGCCGTGGCCGCTGCGTGCGGCAGCGGAGTCGAGCAGCTGGTTGAAGTCGCCGTGGAAACGCATCAGCACGAGCACGGTCATCGCGATCGCGCCCGCCATCAGCAGCACGGCCTTCACGATCTGGATCCAGGTGGTGGCCCGCATCCCTCCCATGGACACGTAGACCACCATCAGCGCTCCCACGCCGATGACGGTCCACGACCGGGCGGCCTCGCTCGTTCCGCCCAGCAGCAGCGCGACCAGGCTCCCGGCTCCCACCATCTGCGCCACCAGGTACAGGACGGAGACGGTGACCGAGGAGGTGCCCGCCGCGAGGCGGACCGGCCGTTCCTTCATCCTGGCGGCGACGACGTCGGCCAGGGTGAAACGGCCGCAGTTGCGGACGAGCTCGGCGACGAGCAGGAGCACGACCAGCCAGGCGACCAGGAAGCCCACGGAATAGAGCATCCCGTCGTAGCCGTAGAGCGCGATGAGCCCGGAGATGCCGAGGAAGGAGGCGGCCGACATGTAGTCACCGGCGATGGCGAAGCCGTTCTCCATCGGGGAGAACAGCCGCCCGCCCGCGTAGAACTCCTCCGCGGAACCGTGCCTGTTGCGGCTCACCCAGGTGGTGATACCGAGGGTGACCGCGATGAACGCGCAGAACAGCAGCAGGGCGAGCGCCTGGTGGTCCCCGTTCAACGCCCGGCCCCTCTCGTCATCTCCTGCGTGTCCCACCGAAGATCAAGCGCCGCCCGGTCCCTCCGGAGCCTGGCGTGGCGGGTGTACGCCCAGGTCAGCAGGAAGGTGGTCAGGAACTGTGCGAGTCCCGCGACCATCGCCACATTGACCGCCCCTGCCACCGGCCTGGCCATCAGACCCGGCGCGGTCGTGGCAGCGACCACGTACGCCAGGTACCACGCGAGGAAGGCGGTGGACGCGGGCACGACGAACCGCCGGTAGCGGGCGCGCACTTCCTGAAAGGCTTCGCTGCGCTGCACTTCCAGATAGATGTCGGCGGCGCTGCGTCCGGCCGTCGGATCCTCCCCGGCGAGCGGCGCACCGGGGGCAGGGGCTCCGGTGCTGTCCCGGTCGCTCCAGCCCGAGGCCAGTGCGTCGTACCACGGGTCCTCGAGCCGCACTTGAGCGGCGTCCGGGCCTTCCTGCTTCTCCACGCTCACCTCTCCTTGCCGACGAACCGTTTCGGCCGCCTGCCCAAGGATGGACAGAGTGGGAAGATCCAGGACTCCTCTCCGGGGTCTTCACCCCATCAGGTGACGTTTGTCCCCGGAGGCTTCGCGAGACCCTCCCGATAGGCGTACCGGACCGCCTGTGCACGGTCGTGCAGGTCGGCCTTCGCGAACAGGTTGTTGATGTGGGTCTTGACGGTGGCGGTGGAGATCCCCAGGCGCCGGGCGATGTCCGCATTGCCGAGGCCCTCCGCGATGAGGGTCAGCACCTCGCCCTCGCGTGCCGTCAGCCCGTCGGGCAGCCGGGGGCCGGCAGGCAGCGGCTCCGCGGTGACCTGCTCGAGCAACCGCTGCTGGACCACCGGGGACAGTCCCGCGCGCCCGGCGACGACGTCCTGGATCGCCCGTACGATCTCGTCCCCGTCGGCATCCTTGGTGAGGTACCCACGTGCCCCCGCCCGCAGCGCCGGAAAGAGCGAGTCGTCGTCCGCGTAGGTGGTGAGCACGACGACCTGGGTGGCGGGGTATTCGGTTCGGATCCGGCGGGTGGCCTCCACGCCGTCGACCCGGGGCATCCGCAGGTCCATCAGGACGACGTCAGGGGCCAGTTCGGCGACGAGCGCGATCGCCTCCGCGCCGTCCTTGGCCGAGCCGACGACGTCTATGCCCGGCAGCAGCCCCAGCAGCATCACGATCCCCTCGCGCACCACCGCCTGATCGTCGGCGACGATCACCCGGGCAACCTGCCCGGTCATGCCGGCACCCGAAGTCGCACCACGAACCCCTCCCCCTCCGGTCCCGCGTCCAGGGTGCCGCCGGCCAGTTCCGCCCGTTCGCGCATCCCCAGCAGACCGTACCCGGCGCCGGACACCTTGAGCTCACCGGCCTTTCCGCGTGCCCCGAAGTCGCGTACCTCCAGGCACACTTCGCCCTCCAGGTAGGCGAGTTCCATGCGCACCTCCGCTCCCGGCGCATGCTTGCGTACATTGGTCAGAGCTTCCTGGGCCACTCTCCGCACAGCTTGCGAAGCCTCGGCGGGAAGCGGCCGCCGCCGGCCCGTGACCTCGGTCCGCGCGCCGTCGGCGGCGGTCAGCTCGCGCAGAAAGTCCTCGACCGGTGCCATCTCTCCGCGCAGGGCCGACAGAGCCTGCCTCGTCTCGGCGAGCCCTTCCCTGGCCATGCCACGCGCCGCCACCACCCGCTCCAGGATCTGGTCACGGAACAACCCTTCGGGACTGCGCTCGATCTGCAGCCTCGCCGCCTCCAGGTGCACCATCTGAGCGGACAGGCTGTGCGCGAGCACATCGTGGATCTCACGGGCGATACGGGCCCGCTCGGCGAGCGCAGCGGACACCGCCTCGGCCTCGCGGGCGGCCCGCTCCTGCGCCAGGAGCCGGAAGCCGGCGCCCCGCGCCTCGGCGTCCAGGCGCAGCGCATAGCCCCCGAGCAGGACCGAGGCGAGCGTGGCGGCGGCTCCCCAGTCGCTCTCGTCGACCGTCGCGAACCCCGGGACCATGACCGCCACGACCGCGAAGGCCGCAGCAAGCGGGAGGCGTTCCATGGCCATGACGCAGGCACCGATCCACAGCACCATCGCCGCCACGGGCACGTCCGCCAGACAGGCTGCCCAGCCGACGGCCGCGAAGACGGCGACCAGGGCCATCGAGGGCAGCAGGCGGTGGGCGAGTGTCGTCAGGTGATAGCGGGCACCTGCGGCCGCGACGACCGCGAAGGCCGGCGGGGGCAGCACGGCGCCCCAGCCATGGAAGACGTCGGACGAGTACGCGCTGACGACGGCCCACAGGGACAGGGCGGCGAGAAGCGCCATGTCGAGCGCCATCCGGGCTCGGGGGATGCCGATGCGCGACAGCGCCTCTTGGCTGGGCCACTGGGTCCACCTGCCACCACGCACGTCCGTCCCCCTCCGTCACGGACCGATGCTACGGAGGAGGCCGGCGCCGCGGATCGGACCGGGGGTGGAGTCGTCGCCTCCACCCCCGGGTGGGCACCGCCCGAGCGATCGGGACCGTCAGGCGTCGATACGCGAGCGGTCCAGGGTGGCCGCGGAACTGGTGATGAACTCCTTGCGGGGGGCCACCTCGTTGCCCATGAGCAGGTCGAAGACGTGCTCCGAGGACTCCAGGTCACCGATGTTGATCCGGCGCAGTGTGCGGTGACGGGGGTCCATCGTGGTCTCCGCCAGCTGGTCGGCGTCCATCTCACCGAGGCCCTTGTAGCGCTGGATGGAGTCCTTGAAGCGGACACCCTTGCGCTGGTACTCGAGCAGTGTCTGCCGCAGCTCGTTGTCCGAGTACGTGTAGACGTACTTGTCCTGGCCCTTCTTCGGCTGGATCAGCTCGATCCGGTGCAGCGGCGGCACGGCGGCGAACACCCGGCCGGCCTCCACCATGGGCCGCATGTAGCGCTGGAAGAGCGTCAGCAGCAGACAGCGGATGTGCGCGCCGTCGACGTCGGCGTCGACCAGCAGGACGATCTTGCCGTAACGGGCGGCGTCGATGTCGAACGTCCGGCCCGAGCCGGCCCCTATGACCTGGATGATCGCCCCGCACTCGGCGTTCTTCAGCATGTCGGAGACGGACGACTTCTGGACGTTGAGGATCTTGCCGCGGATCGGCAGGAGTGCCTGGAACTCGCTGTTGCGCGCCAGCTTGGCGGTGCCGAGCGCCGAGTCGCCCTCGACGATGAAGAGCTCGCTGCGCTCCACGTCGTCGCTGCGGCAGTCGGCGAGCTTGGCCGGCAGCGACGAGGACTCCAGGGCGGTCTTCCTGCGCTGCGCCTCCTTGTGCTGGCGGGCGGCGATACGCGTACGGGCGGCCGCCACGGCCTTCTCCAGCACTGCGCGGGCCTGCGCCTTCGCGTCCCGCTTGGTGGAGGTCAGGAAGGCCTTGAGCTCCTTGGCCACCACGTTGGCGACGATCCTGTTGGCCGCCGAGGTGCCGAGGACCTCCTTGGTCTGGCCCTCGAACTGCGGCTCCGCGAGGCGGACTGTGACGACGGCGGTGAGGCCCTCCAGTGCGTCGTCCTTGACGATGTCGTCCTCGGCGACGCGCAGCATCTTGGCGGAGCGCAGCACCTCGTTCATCGTCTTGGTCACGGAGCGTTCGAAGCCGGTCACATGGGTGCCGCCCTTGGGGGTGGCGATGATGTTGACGAAGGACTTGAGCGTGGTGTCGTAGCCCGTGCCCCAGCGCAGGGCGATGTCCACGCCGAGCTCGCGGGTGACCTCCGTCGGGGTCATGTGGCCGCGGTCGTCGAGGACGGGGACGGTCTCCTTGAAGGTGCCCTGACCGGTGAGCCTCAGCACGTCGCAGACCGGCTTGTCCTGGGCCAGGTACTCACAGAACTCACTGATCCCCCCGTCGAAGCGGAAGGTCTCCACGCTCTTGCCCTCGCCGCCGGCGTCGGTCAGGCCGCGCTCGTCGTGAACGACGATGGTCAGGCCGGGGACGAGGAAGGCGGTCTGGCGGGCGCGCTGGTGCAGCGTCTCCAGGGCGAGCTTGGCGTCCTTGAGGAAGATCTGGCGGTCCGCCCAGTAACGGACGCGTGTGCCGGTCCTGGCCTTCGGGACGCGCTTGCCCTTGCGCAGGCCGTTCGCCGGGTCGAAGGGGGCGTCGGGGCCGGACTCGGTGAAGATGCCGGGCACACCGCGCCGGAAGCTGATCATGTGGGTCGCGCCACCGCGGTCGACCTCGACGTCGAGGCGGGCGGAGAGCGCGTTCACCACCGAGGCGCCGACGCCGTGGAGACCGCCGGACGCCGCGTAGGAGCCACCGCCGAACTTGCCGCCGGCGTGCAGCTTGGTCATCACGACCTCGACCCCGGAGAGTCCGGTCTTGGGCTCCACGTCCACGGGGATGCCGCGGCCGTTGTCCCGGACCTCGACGGAGCCGTCCTCGTGGAGGATGACCTCGATGTGGTCGCAGTGACCGCCGAGGGCCTCGTCGACGGAGTTGTCGATGATCTCCCAGAGGCAGTGCAGGAGACCGCGGCTGTCGGTCGAGCCGATGTACATGCCAGGTCGTTTGCGAACCGCCTCGAGCCCCTCCAGGACGAGCAGGTGCCGCGCGGTGTAGTTGGAGCCGTCACGGTCTGCTGTCAGCAGTGCGGTGGACGGCACGGACGATTCGGCGGTCACGCGGTTCGCTCCTCGCTGAATTTCAAATGTGGCCAAGGGGGGTACGGGCCCGGCGTCGGTCGCCGGTCAGAGCGTACCGAGGCCTGGTAGAGCCGATGTAACGCCACCCACCTGATTTCTCATGCTAGTCCAGCTTCGCATGCGTGTTCGATCCCTCGATGGAGTGACGTGCACATCACGTTCCCATCGGGGCATGAACCATTTAGGCTCCGGGCACGTCCTCATCAACAACCGGCAACCCGGCCGGGAGGGCCGAACGAGACAAGCAACGCGAAATCCGTAGAGCGAAGCAATACGGCTCATTCGCCGCCAACCGGCAGCAGACAGCCACCTCGGGAAAAAGTTTCGAGGAAAAGCCACGAGCGGGAACGTTTTCGGCCTGGTTGGATGTTGACCCTGGTACGACAGCTCGTCGAGCTAGAGAAGAGGCGACGTGACTACTGTTCTGACCCCCGCGAGCCCGCTGACGGCCGCTGACCGCTGCGACCGCTGCGGCGCCCAGGCTTATCTGCGCGTCGTACTGATCAGCGGTGGTGAACTGCTCTTCTGTGCCCACCACGGGCGCAAGTTCGAGCCGGAACTCAAGAAGATCGCCGCGGAAATACAGGATGAGACGGACCGCCTGACGGCCGTGCCGGCAGACACCGGCGAAGAGGATCACTGACACCTCACATCCCGACGAGCCAAGGGCCGGTCCAGGACCGGCCGATGGGCGGCTCCCCCGGCCACCGGGGGAAGCCGCCCGCTCTCGTTCCGTGACCTTTTTCCGGGTGTCGTCCGGTCGGACCGGTCAGCCGGCTCCGACCGCCCGCGACACCACAGCTGAGACCCGTGTGTAGACGCCAGGGCCGTCAGGGCGCCCGCATCCACTGCCCCAGGAGACCAGGCCGATGAGCTTGCCCCGGGCGATCAGCGGGCCCCCGCTGTCCCCCTGACAGGCGTCGTGCCCGCCCCGCGGGTCCCCCGCGCACAGCATCGTGGAACGTGTGTACCTGCTGCCCTGCCCGCCGGGATAGGCGTTGGCGCATGTCTCGTCCGGCAGGACCGACACCCGCGCCGCCCGCAACGACGACGCGTAACTGCCGTTTCCCTGCGTGTCACCCCAGCCGTAGACGGTCGCGGCCGTCCCCACCTGGTACGCCGGGTCCCCCTCTCCCGCCACCGGCAGCACATGATCCTCGGGCAGTGCCTTCGCGAGGGTCAGCAGCGCCATGTCGGCACTGGTCGTCGCCGGGTCGTACGCGGGCGTGACCCACGTATCCCGTACCGGCACCTCCTGACCGCCGTCACCGGCGAGCTCCGAGCGGCCCGCGATGACCCGCAGGTCCCGCACGGACGCCGCGTCCTTTCCGAGGACGGCGTTGCTCAGACAGTGGGCTGCTGTCATCACCTTGGTGGGCGCCACGACCACACCTCCGCAGAACTGTCCGCTCCGCGCTGGGCCGAACCGGTCACGGCTGGCCAGCGCGACCACCCATGGACTCTCGTCGGCACGAACCTCGTACCCTCCGACGACGACGCTGTCGGCGGCGGCGGGGAAGGACATCGCCGGTGTTGTCACGACCGCTGCTGCGATCAGAGCCGGCACCCCGGCGAGGCTTCGGGCAGTGGGGCGACGCATACGGTCTCCTGACTCTGCGTGAATCCGATCCCACCCAGAGTCGTCCAGCCGGCCGCCTCTCGCACCCTCGCGCCAACCCGAAGGGCCCGGCTCCCCCATGGGGATCCGGGCCCTTCGAAGCCGTAAGCACGCGTACCCGCGCCTCGATCAGGTGCGGCCTAGTCGAGGTAGTCGCGCAGGACCTGCGAACGCGACGGGTGACGCAGCTTGGACATCGTCTTGGACTCGATCTGCCGGATGCGCTCCCGCGTCACGCCGTAGACCTTGCCGATCTCGTCCAGGGTCTTCGGCTGGCCGTCCGTGAGACCGAAGCGCATGGACACGACGCCCGCCTCACGCTCGGACAGGGTGTCGAGCACCGAGTGGAGCTGCTCCTGCAGGAGGGTGAAGCTGACCGCGTCGGCCGGGACGACCGCCTCGGAGTCCTCGATCAGGTCGCCGAACTCGCTGTCGCCGTCCTCGCCGAGCGGGGTGTGCAGCGAGATCGGCTCACGGCCGTACTTCTGGACCTCGATGACCTTCTCGGGGGTCATGTCGAGCTCCTTGGCCAGCTCCTCCGGGGTGGGCTCACGGCCCAGGTCCTGGAGCATCTGGCGCTGGACGCGCGCGAGCTTGTTGATGACCTCGACCATGTGCACCGGGATACGAATGGTGCGGGCCTGGTCGGCCATGGCGCGGGTGATCGCCTGACGGATCCACCATGTGGCGTACGTGGAGAACTTGTAGCCCTTGGTGTAGTCGAACTTCTCGACCGCGCGGATCAGACCCAGGTTGCCCTCCTGGATCAGGTCCAGGAAGAGCATGCCGCGGCCGGTGTAGCGCTTGGCCAGCGAGACGACCAGCCGGAGGTTGGCCTCCAGCAGGTGGTTCTTGGCGCGACGGCCGTCCTCGGCGATGATCTCGAGCTCGCGCTTGAGCTTCGGCGCCAGCTTGTCGGAGTTCGCGAGCTTGTCCTCCGCGAACAGGCCGGCCTCGATGCGCTTGGCGAGCTCGACCTCCTGCTCGGCATTGAGGAGGGGGACCTTGCCGATCTGCTTCAGGTAGTCCTTGACCGGGTCGGCGGTGGCACCGGCGACCGCGACCTGCTGCGCGGGCGCGTCGTCCTCGTCGTCGTCGGAGAGGACGAAGCCCTTGCTCTCGCCCTCGGGCTCTTCCTCGTCGCCCTTGCCCGCGGGCTGGGCCTCGTCGAGCAGCTCCTCGCCCTCGGCGTCGTCGCTGTCCTTCTTGGCGGTGGTCTTCTTCGCCGCCGTCTTCTTGGCGGTGGTCTTCTTCGCCACCGTCTTCTTGGCCGTCGCCTTCTTGGCGGCCGCCTTCTTCGCGGGCGCGGTCTCCGAAGACTCGTCGGCCGGGACCTCGACGGTCTCGGCCGTCGGCGCCGCGGTGGCCGCGACGGTCTTCGCCGTGCTGGTCTTGGCGGCGACGGTCTTGGTGGCGGTGCGCTTTGCCGGGCTCTTCGCTGCGACGCTCTTGCGGGCGCGCTTCGGCGACTCCGCTGCACTGACCATCAGCGTCACACCCTCTTCCTCGAGGATCTGATTGAGGCTGCGCAGAACATTCTTCCACTGGGTTGGCGGAATCTGGTCAGCTTCGAAGGCACGACGCACGTCATCGCCGGCGATCTGCCCATCAGCCTTTCCCCGCTCGATGAGCGCCATCACAGACTCGGACTCGGCGATCTCCGGCGGGAGCGTACGGGATGTGCTGGCCGACACGAACAACCTCTCGGAACGATGGAAACGGCTTCCGGCCCCACCCATGATCGGGCCGGAGCCGACGACCACCGGGCTGCGGATGTGCCGGTGGCGCGGGCAAAACCAAGGAGCTGTCACAGCGCCATGTGCGGCGGCTGTATTCCCTCCTCGGCTGTCACCTCTTAGGTCATCGCGCTGTCTCGAGGAGTGTTACGCCCAATCCACGTGGCCCGAGTCACACCCCAAATGCCGCTTTAGGGTCAAAGTGGTGCGATCGGTGCAGAGCGAGTCGCCGGACCCCCTGGGGATCCGGCGACATGCAGCCCGAACACTGCGCACTCGCCGACCGCCGCCGCGGTCAGTGCTCACGCGGCGCGGGGACCACTCGCTCCACTTCCGGGTGAACGGTGAGCAGCCGGCGCATGGCGGACTCGGCGGCGTGGGCGTCTCCCGAGGCGAGCGCTTCCGCGATGTGGGCGTGGTGCGACAGGGACGCCTCCGTCGGGCGGTCACAGCCCGCGACCGGGCCGCCGGACACCTGAAGGGCGGCCGAGACGATTCCCGACAGGTGCTCGAGCATGCGGTTGCCCGCGAGCTGGATGAGCAGGGAGTGGAATTCGGCGTCGGCACGCGAAAAAGTGAGGCCGTCACCCTGAGCGAGGGCGTGGCCCATGATCTCGACCATGTCACCGAGACGCTGCTGGACGTCCTCACGGCCGTGACCGGCGGCGAGCCGGGCGGCGAGCGGCTCGATCGTCCAGCGCAGCTCGCTCAGCTCCCGGCGCTGGTCGTCGCGCTGCGGGCCGAAGGCGCGCCACTCGATGATGTCGGGGTCGAGGAGGTTCCAGTCACTGACGGGCCGGACGCGGGTGCCGACATTGGGGCGGGCGCTGACCAGCCCCTTCGCCTCGAGGACACGGAGGGACTCGCGCACGACCGTGCGGGAGACCTCGAAGCGCTGGCCGATCTCCTCGGGGACGAGCGGACGGTCGGCCCCGAGGTCGCCCGAGACGATCATCTGGCCGAGCTGCTGGACGAGTTGACCGTGCAGGCCGCGACCGCGGCTGCCTGCCGTACGGCGGCCCACCCGGCCCAACTCGGTGTCGGACGCTTCCCAGGCGGGAGGACCGACGCGATCGGCCGCGGGCGACTCCCCGTAGCCGTAACGGGCGAGTTCGCCCGGACCGGCCAGACCGGTCTCGGCGGGGCGGGCGGGGGGCATCATGGTGTGCGCAAGGGTACTCACGCATCCTTTGTCGGCTCAGCTTCCGAGCCCCTTGAGGTCTTTGGTGAAAAGCACACGAAAGGGTGATCGGCGCTCACCCCGCAATTGACGCCTTATCGGAAAGAAACGGGCATTCCCCAAGTTGGTGTGGGCAGTTCACGGACAGCCGGTCACCGTTGGTCACCAAAGGGCCCTCCGACGAAGGCCGGTGACCACATACGCGCAGATCAGGGCTACCAACGACAACACCAGTGCGAAGCCCACGGGTTGCGCCGGCAACCGCATCGCGGCGATCAGCCAACGATCCGCCTGCTGCGGAAGCTCGACCCAGGCAGGCTCCCGGAGCCTGCCTGGAAGCCCGGCGATCGAACGGACTGCCGGTACGACGAGCACCTTGTGTGCGAGGGGCGCCACGAGGACCGGCACGGCGAGGACCGCGGCGACTCCGGCCGCGGTGACCCGGAAGACTCCGGCGGCCAGCAGGCCCGACCATGCGCAGCCGACGCAGAGGGCGCCCCAACCGGCCACCAGAGCAGGCCAGTCGGGCGGCCGTGCCACCGTTTCCGGGCCGAACACCAGCCGGAGCGCCTGCACATCGAGGGCCACCACGAGCGCCGCGAGCGTGGCCGCGGCTGTCGCTGTCACACCCAGCTTGGCCAGAAGCAGGCCCAGCCGACGGGGCACGGTGCCCCGCGCGGACGCGAGAGCGGGGTAACGGAACTCCTCACCGAAGGCGAGCGCGCCGATCAGCCCGGCCCCGAACGCCGCCGGAGGCAGCGGCAGGAATCCGGGCCAGGCGACGACCGTGTGCGGCTTCACCGCGGTCTCGCCGGTCCGTGCGAGCAGGAGGCACAGGGCGAGCGAGGCGGCAACCGCGGCCAGGGCAATCAGCGGAGAGGTGCGCACACCGAGGAGCCGGCGGAGCTCGTAGCGCAGCGGCCACCGGGGACTGCGCACCGGTCGCGTCGCCCGCGGGACGGCTGCCACACCGGCGGAGCCGGTGGGGGGCGTGGGTGCGGGGGTACCGGCGGGCGTGGGGCGGGGATGTCGACGGGCATGGGGGCGGGGATGTCGACGGGCGCGGGGGCGGGGATGTCGGCGGGCGCGGGCGAGGGCGCTGACGCCGCGGGTCGGGTCGGGGCCGAGACCGGGGCTGAGGCTGCGGACGGAGCCGGGGCCGGCGCTCGGGCTGGGGCCGGGGAGGCCGTCGACGGCGGGTGGAGCACGGG
Coding sequences within it:
- a CDS encoding sensor histidine kinase, producing the protein MRGGRWTQWPSQEALSRIGIPRARMALDMALLAALSLWAVVSAYSSDVFHGWGAVLPPPAFAVVAAAGARYHLTTLAHRLLPSMALVAVFAAVGWAACLADVPVAAMVLWIGACVMAMERLPLAAAFAVVAVMVPGFATVDESDWGAAATLASVLLGGYALRLDAEARGAGFRLLAQERAAREAEAVSAALAERARIAREIHDVLAHSLSAQMVHLEAARLQIERSPEGLFRDQILERVVAARGMAREGLAETRQALSALRGEMAPVEDFLRELTAADGARTEVTGRRRPLPAEASQAVRRVAQEALTNVRKHAPGAEVRMELAYLEGEVCLEVRDFGARGKAGELKVSGAGYGLLGMRERAELAGGTLDAGPEGEGFVVRLRVPA
- a CDS encoding FadR/GntR family transcriptional regulator; translated protein: MSTLAHTMMPPARPAETGLAGPGELARYGYGESPAADRVGPPAWEASDTELGRVGRRTAGSRGRGLHGQLVQQLGQMIVSGDLGADRPLVPEEIGQRFEVSRTVVRESLRVLEAKGLVSARPNVGTRVRPVSDWNLLDPDIIEWRAFGPQRDDQRRELSELRWTIEPLAARLAAGHGREDVQQRLGDMVEIMGHALAQGDGLTFSRADAEFHSLLIQLAGNRMLEHLSGIVSAALQVSGGPVAGCDRPTEASLSHHAHIAEALASGDAHAAESAMRRLLTVHPEVERVVPAPREH
- a CDS encoding DNA topoisomerase IV subunit B; translation: MTAESSVPSTALLTADRDGSNYTARHLLVLEGLEAVRKRPGMYIGSTDSRGLLHCLWEIIDNSVDEALGGHCDHIEVILHEDGSVEVRDNGRGIPVDVEPKTGLSGVEVVMTKLHAGGKFGGGSYAASGGLHGVGASVVNALSARLDVEVDRGGATHMISFRRGVPGIFTESGPDAPFDPANGLRKGKRVPKARTGTRVRYWADRQIFLKDAKLALETLHQRARQTAFLVPGLTIVVHDERGLTDAGGEGKSVETFRFDGGISEFCEYLAQDKPVCDVLRLTGQGTFKETVPVLDDRGHMTPTEVTRELGVDIALRWGTGYDTTLKSFVNIIATPKGGTHVTGFERSVTKTMNEVLRSAKMLRVAEDDIVKDDALEGLTAVVTVRLAEPQFEGQTKEVLGTSAANRIVANVVAKELKAFLTSTKRDAKAQARAVLEKAVAAARTRIAARQHKEAQRRKTALESSSLPAKLADCRSDDVERSELFIVEGDSALGTAKLARNSEFQALLPIRGKILNVQKSSVSDMLKNAECGAIIQVIGAGSGRTFDIDAARYGKIVLLVDADVDGAHIRCLLLTLFQRYMRPMVEAGRVFAAVPPLHRIELIQPKKGQDKYVYTYSDNELRQTLLEYQRKGVRFKDSIQRYKGLGEMDADQLAETTMDPRHRTLRRINIGDLESSEHVFDLLMGNEVAPRKEFITSSAATLDRSRIDA
- a CDS encoding serine protease, whose product is MRRPTARSLAGVPALIAAAVVTTPAMSFPAAADSVVVGGYEVRADESPWVVALASRDRFGPARSGQFCGGVVVAPTKVMTAAHCLSNAVLGKDAASVRDLRVIAGRSELAGDGGQEVPVRDTWVTPAYDPATTSADMALLTLAKALPEDHVLPVAGEGDPAYQVGTAATVYGWGDTQGNGSYASSLRAARVSVLPDETCANAYPGGQGSRYTRSTMLCAGDPRGGHDACQGDSGGPLIARGKLIGLVSWGSGCGRPDGPGVYTRVSAVVSRAVGAG
- a CDS encoding response regulator transcription factor encodes the protein MTGQVARVIVADDQAVVREGIVMLLGLLPGIDVVGSAKDGAEAIALVAELAPDVVLMDLRMPRVDGVEATRRIRTEYPATQVVVLTTYADDDSLFPALRAGARGYLTKDADGDEIVRAIQDVVAGRAGLSPVVQQRLLEQVTAEPLPAGPRLPDGLTAREGEVLTLIAEGLGNADIARRLGISTATVKTHINNLFAKADLHDRAQAVRYAYREGLAKPPGTNVT
- a CDS encoding DUF485 domain-containing protein, whose product is MEKQEGPDAAQVRLEDPWYDALASGWSDRDSTGAPAPGAPLAGEDPTAGRSAADIYLEVQRSEAFQEVRARYRRFVVPASTAFLAWYLAYVVAATTAPGLMARPVAGAVNVAMVAGLAQFLTTFLLTWAYTRHARLRRDRAALDLRWDTQEMTRGAGR
- a CDS encoding cation acetate symporter; translated protein: MNGDHQALALLLFCAFIAVTLGITTWVSRNRHGSAEEFYAGGRLFSPMENGFAIAGDYMSAASFLGISGLIALYGYDGMLYSVGFLVAWLVVLLLVAELVRNCGRFTLADVVAARMKERPVRLAAGTSSVTVSVLYLVAQMVGAGSLVALLLGGTSEAARSWTVIGVGALMVVYVSMGGMRATTWIQIVKAVLLMAGAIAMTVLVLMRFHGDFNQLLDSAAARSGHGKDFLAPGLRYGGDWTARLDFISLGLALVLGTAGLPHILSRFYTVPTARAARRSVVWSIGLIGSFYLMTIVLGFGAAAVVGTDEVRASNAAGNTAVPLLALDLGGGAGSTGGAVLFAVVAAVAFATILAVVAGITLASSASVAHDLYATLRRRRAAGPTGAEDGDGRYSEVAVARIAAVCIGAVAIALGLLARDLNVAFLVGLAFAVAASANLPVLLYSLFWRNFTTRGAVWSVYGGLVPAVLLVLVSPVVSGSERSLFPGVDFHVFPLENPGLVSIPLGFLAGWVGTVVSSEPPDAAKHAETEVRALTGAGAV
- a CDS encoding RNA polymerase sigma factor, giving the protein MSASTSRTLPPEIAESESVMALIERGKADGQIAGDDVRRAFEADQIPPTQWKNVLRSLNQILEEEGVTLMVSAAESPKRARKSVAAKSPAKRTATKTVAAKTSTAKTVAATAAPTAETVEVPADESSETAPAKKAAAKKATAKKTVAKKTTAKKTAAKKTTAKKDSDDAEGEELLDEAQPAGKGDEEEPEGESKGFVLSDDDEDDAPAQQVAVAGATADPVKDYLKQIGKVPLLNAEQEVELAKRIEAGLFAEDKLANSDKLAPKLKRELEIIAEDGRRAKNHLLEANLRLVVSLAKRYTGRGMLFLDLIQEGNLGLIRAVEKFDYTKGYKFSTYATWWIRQAITRAMADQARTIRIPVHMVEVINKLARVQRQMLQDLGREPTPEELAKELDMTPEKVIEVQKYGREPISLHTPLGEDGDSEFGDLIEDSEAVVPADAVSFTLLQEQLHSVLDTLSEREAGVVSMRFGLTDGQPKTLDEIGKVYGVTRERIRQIESKTMSKLRHPSRSQVLRDYLD